Proteins encoded in a region of the Isoalcanivorax pacificus W11-5 genome:
- a CDS encoding fumarylacetoacetate hydrolase family protein, whose protein sequence is MAIHIVRFHHQDQTRWGLLDGARIQPIDAPCTTTSALIELGYDGVQSRLATDQPTLDPGNVVLLSPITHDAKVLCQGANYRQHMIDSGMNPADKSFNMFFTKSSASITGPTGRIVKPRHVELLDYEIEMTLVLGKRTDGPVQVTDDNLHEYVAGICIGNDVSARDVQIPQMQFHKGKSYRTFCPLGPVLCLLRESEMHYLGEMQLHLTVNGDTRQQDSTDNLVFKPAETLTEYSQVQDFAPGDVLMTGTPSGCALGLPKPALVKMVGLLPEAKKWQLFVKSQKRRKHYLQAGDVMESTITSGDGHLNLGTQRHTVEDEA, encoded by the coding sequence ATGGCCATTCATATCGTCCGTTTTCACCATCAGGACCAGACCCGCTGGGGCCTGCTCGATGGCGCCCGGATTCAGCCCATTGACGCCCCCTGCACCACCACGTCCGCATTGATCGAGCTGGGCTATGACGGAGTCCAGAGCCGCCTTGCCACCGATCAGCCAACACTGGATCCCGGCAACGTCGTGCTGCTGTCTCCCATCACCCACGATGCCAAGGTGCTGTGCCAGGGCGCCAACTACCGCCAGCACATGATCGATTCCGGCATGAACCCGGCTGACAAAAGCTTCAACATGTTCTTTACCAAATCATCGGCGTCCATCACCGGGCCGACGGGCCGCATCGTGAAGCCGCGCCATGTTGAACTGCTGGACTACGAAATCGAAATGACGCTGGTGCTGGGCAAACGCACCGACGGTCCGGTGCAGGTCACCGACGACAACCTGCATGAATATGTGGCCGGTATCTGTATCGGCAATGACGTGTCGGCGCGGGATGTGCAGATTCCGCAAATGCAGTTTCACAAGGGCAAGAGCTATCGCACCTTTTGCCCGCTGGGTCCGGTATTGTGCCTGCTCAGGGAAAGCGAAATGCACTACCTGGGCGAGATGCAATTGCACCTCACCGTCAACGGGGACACGCGACAACAGGACAGCACCGACAATCTGGTCTTCAAGCCGGCAGAAACCCTGACGGAATACTCGCAGGTCCAGGATTTTGCACCCGGCGATGTCTTGATGACGGGCACGCCGTCGGGCTGCGCCCTGGGGTTGCCCAAACCTGCGCTGGTAAAAATGGTCGGCCTGCTGCCGGAGGCAAAAAAATGGCAGCTGTTCGTCAAGTCGCAGAAACGCCGCAAGCACTATCTCCAGGCCGGGGATGTGATGGAATCCACCATTACCAGCGGCGATGGCCACCTCAATCTGGGCACGCAACGGCACACCGTCGAGGATGAAGCATGA